The following proteins are co-located in the Paracoccaceae bacterium Fryx2 genome:
- the istB gene encoding IS21-like element helper ATPase IstB, producing MLTHPTHDRLLALGLTGIASALEEQRRSTAFDALSFEERLGLLVDREAAERDTKKLASRLKFAALRQDASVEDLDLRSPRGLDRSVMAHLADGGWIARHENLLITGPTGLGKSWIACALGHKACRDGRPVLYQRAPRMFEALALARGDGRHERILKTIARMDVLIIDDWGLAVLTAPERRDLLEILEDRHGRASTIVTSQLPVDQWHEAIGDPTLADAILDRLVHNAHRLTLSGESLRRRSAVTKKLDQIVQA from the coding sequence ATGCTGACCCATCCCACCCACGACCGACTGTTGGCGCTCGGCCTGACCGGCATTGCATCGGCGCTCGAAGAACAACGCAGGTCAACCGCCTTCGACGCCCTCTCGTTCGAAGAGCGTCTCGGCCTGCTGGTCGACCGCGAGGCTGCAGAGCGCGACACCAAGAAACTGGCCTCCCGGCTCAAGTTTGCGGCTCTGCGCCAAGATGCCAGCGTCGAGGATCTGGACCTGCGCAGCCCACGTGGTCTTGACCGCAGTGTCATGGCGCATCTTGCCGATGGCGGCTGGATCGCCCGGCACGAGAACCTGCTGATAACCGGGCCGACCGGTTTGGGCAAAAGCTGGATCGCCTGCGCCCTTGGCCACAAGGCGTGCCGGGATGGGCGGCCCGTCCTCTATCAACGTGCGCCGCGCATGTTCGAGGCCCTTGCTCTGGCCCGTGGCGATGGCCGCCATGAACGCATCCTCAAAACCATCGCCCGCATGGATGTGCTGATCATTGACGATTGGGGCCTCGCCGTCCTCACCGCCCCGGAGCGCCGTGACCTGCTGGAAATCCTCGAAGACCGCCACGGCCGCGCTTCCACCATCGTCACAAGCCAACTCCCCGTTGACCAGTGGCACGAAGCCATCGGCGACCCAACGCTCGCAGATGCCATCCTCGACCGCCTCGTTCACAACGCACACCGCCTCACCCTCTCAGGTGAAAGCCTGCGCAGGCGCTCCGCCGTCACAAAAAAGCTTGACCAAATCGTTCAAGCCTGA
- the istA gene encoding IS21 family transposase yields MPTGRLNMRRIRDVLRLKLGQGLSERSIAASLGLSKGSVGSYTQRARHAGLTWPLPEGIDDDSLELLLFPAPPTVPDAERLVPDWAEIDRELRRPGVTRMLLWEEYRAAHPGGFAYTWFCTHYEAWKGRVRPTMRQTHVGGEKVFVDFAGDTIDVIDPTTGEARAMKLFVAAMGASNHTYAEAVASEGLEDWILAHIRMFAFLGGVPKAVVPDNLKSAVIKADRFDPGLNRTYAEMAAHYGTAVLPARPRKPRDKAKVEVAVQVAQRWILARLRNHRFFSLAELNVAIRRLLDELNMRVMRGYGASRADLFATLDRPNLQPLPPEPYVFARWKRARVAPDYHVEVDSSWYSVPFALIKQEVDVRTSGQTVEIFHRGQRVASHVRTPGRRSHVTVADHMPSAHRRFAEWTPARMLAQATKTGPAVAAFCEMVMADRPHPEQGFRTCLGVLALVKTYGPERVDAACQRGVTIRARTVTSIRSILKTGLDRAFLEGSEEVAPLQHANIRGGSYYH; encoded by the coding sequence ATTGAACATGCGCCGGATACGAGATGTTTTGCGATTGAAGCTTGGGCAAGGCCTGAGCGAGCGGTCCATTGCCGCTTCCCTCGGTCTGAGCAAGGGGAGCGTCGGAAGCTACACCCAACGGGCGCGTCATGCCGGGCTCACGTGGCCCTTGCCGGAGGGGATCGATGACGACAGCCTTGAACTTCTTTTGTTTCCAGCCCCGCCCACGGTGCCGGACGCGGAGCGGCTTGTGCCCGACTGGGCGGAGATTGACCGCGAGTTGCGCCGCCCTGGGGTGACGCGGATGCTGCTCTGGGAAGAATACCGTGCCGCGCACCCCGGGGGTTTTGCCTATACTTGGTTTTGCACGCATTACGAGGCTTGGAAGGGTCGGGTGCGCCCGACGATGCGCCAGACACATGTGGGCGGCGAGAAGGTGTTCGTCGACTTTGCCGGCGACACCATCGACGTGATCGACCCCACGACCGGCGAAGCGCGGGCCATGAAGCTGTTCGTGGCGGCAATGGGGGCATCGAATCACACCTATGCCGAGGCGGTGGCATCGGAGGGGTTGGAAGATTGGATCCTCGCGCATATCCGGATGTTCGCCTTTCTGGGCGGCGTGCCAAAGGCGGTGGTTCCGGACAATCTGAAGTCCGCCGTGATCAAGGCAGACCGGTTTGATCCGGGGCTGAACCGGACCTATGCCGAGATGGCGGCGCATTATGGCACCGCCGTTCTGCCCGCCCGGCCGCGCAAACCCCGGGACAAGGCGAAGGTGGAAGTGGCTGTCCAAGTGGCACAACGCTGGATTCTGGCGCGGCTGCGGAACCACCGGTTCTTCTCATTGGCCGAGTTGAACGTGGCGATCCGGCGGCTGCTGGACGAGTTGAACATGCGCGTGATGCGCGGCTATGGCGCCAGCCGCGCCGATCTGTTTGCCACTTTGGATCGGCCCAATCTTCAGCCCCTACCGCCCGAACCTTATGTCTTCGCCCGCTGGAAGCGCGCCCGCGTGGCACCCGACTATCACGTTGAGGTCGACAGCTCATGGTATTCCGTGCCCTTCGCGCTGATCAAACAAGAGGTCGATGTTCGCACAAGCGGCCAGACGGTCGAGATATTCCATCGTGGTCAGAGGGTTGCGAGCCACGTGCGCACCCCGGGGCGGCGCAGCCATGTCACCGTGGCCGACCATATGCCATCGGCCCATCGTCGCTTTGCCGAATGGACCCCGGCCAGAATGCTGGCGCAGGCAACCAAGACCGGCCCCGCCGTCGCCGCCTTTTGCGAGATGGTGATGGCTGACCGCCCCCATCCTGAACAGGGGTTCCGCACCTGCCTGGGTGTGCTGGCCTTGGTCAAAACCTATGGGCCGGAGCGCGTTGATGCGGCCTGCCAGCGGGGTGTGACCATCCGGGCCCGCACCGTCACCTCCATTCGTTCGATCCTCAAGACCGGCCTCGATCGCGCCTTCCTGGAAGGCTCCGAAGAGGTCGCCCCCCTCCAGCACGCCAACATTCGTGGCGGCAGCTATTACCATTGA